AAGCATCTGCCCTGAAATTGGCCGTCAGCATATATTTGGAGTCGTAGGTATACGTGGCCGTTCCGAAGAAAGAGAAGAGGCCGAGATCACTTCCGGAACCGCCGTTCCAAACATCAGTTTGTGCATTTCCGTAATCCAGGTACTGGAAATTAGGCGTTTCATAATCGAACCTGTTCCTGGAACCACCGGTATTGGCCGTTTTCCAGGTGATATACTCAGTACCAGCAAGTGCACTGATCTGGTGCTTGTTGATCCGTTTTGAATAATTGAGAGTATTGGTCCAGGTGAAATTCATTTCCTCCCCCCTGTCGTCAGTCAGGGCATTAGGGCGATTCTTCCTACCCATACCCGGGAAGTTTGCATTGTTCTCATCATCGCCAAAATTCGGATAGAAGGCTTTGTTATGGGTATAGTTAATGTCAACACCCAGGTTGGTGCGGAACTTCAATTCTTTTTCACGGAGGAAAGCGTACTCTCCATAAATATTTCCGAAGGTCTTGAACCGGGTCCTTACATCATTGGTAAAATAAGCGAGGGCAACAGGGTTGCTGGTCCACTCATACTTATTGGCCTGAAAATCTGTTGGGCTTTTGTAGAAGGGAAGATCAGTGAATGGATCTTCTTTAGACCAGGTTGGATCGGAAGGATCTTTGTAAACCGGGATCACTGGCGGACGCAGCATTGCATGGCGGATGATGCCCGGAGCATCTCCTTTTGAAGAGAGCTTATCCTGGGTGGAATGCATCAGTTGCAGGTTGGTGCCTACCGCCAGCCTGTCGGTAACATTCACATTGAGATTGGAGCGTACGCTGATCCTTTTGTACTGATCACGATCATACACTACAATACCATCCTGTTTGTAATAAGCGCCACTTAGAAGGTACTGTACTTTATCTGTACCTCCGCTCAATGTCAACTGAAGATTCTGGGATTTCCCGGTTTCGAAAGTTTCTTTCAGCCAGTCAGTGTTAGCGAGGTCCGTCCTGTTCTTATCAGCAGTATAGGGATTGTTTCCGCCTGCATTATCAGGATTATTGTTCCAGGTTTCTTCCAGCTTATCCATGTACTGCTGTGTATTCAGCATTTTGGGAAGATTGGCAGCCTGCTGTATGCCGGTGAAATAATTAACATCCACCACTGTTTTTCCTTTTCTTCCGCTCTTGGTGGTGATGAGCACCACGCCGGCAGATCCGCGCGAACCATACATGGCCGCTGCAGACGCATCTTTCAGCACTGTCATGCTCTGAATGTCGGCCGGATTGAGGAAAGTGATATCACGGGAAGGAACGCCATCCACTACAAAAAGCGGGTTATTGTTACCGATAGTTCCTTCTCCGCGGATGCGGATACTGATCTCATCACCAGGAGCGCCCGTACTCTGGGTCACCTGCACACCGGCTACTTGTCCCTGCAGCACCTGTGCTACATCGGGTACACGTCTGGCTTCAGCATCGGCCATATTCACAGTGGCCACGGCGCCGGTTACTGTTTTCCTGCGTTGTGTATTATAGCCAACAACAATCACTTCTCCCAGGCCATCTTCAGATGATTGCAGGGAAATGAGCAATACAGTTTGTCCGTTGATGGCCATTTCCTGTTTTTTGTAACCAACATAAGTGATCTCCAATATTCCATTGGATGGGGCGGTAATAGAAAAACTCCCCAGAGAATCTGTGCTGGTGGAAGCTGTTCCACCTTTTACGCTCACCGTGGCGCCCTCCAGGGGAACACCAGCGGCGGATTGCACTTTTCCGGAAATTCTGGTAGGAGTCTGAGCCATGCCTGTAAGAACACAGGCCATGAGAAAGAGAAGTGTAAAAAGCGATTTCATTCCTTTATTAATAAGGTGAAACCGGGAACTGCCTGTTCGCATTAGATTTTTTTTCATATAGCAGTGGGTTACTGTTTGCAAAAACAAATCGTTAGCATTTGTGATGCTAAAAGTAGTTCAGCCATCCCGCAAACCTGTGTACTATAGTCTCAAATCCCTGTACTATAGTAACAATTCACAGGCGATAATGCAGTACCAGCCTGCATTATGGTTGTGCAGACTGCTGAAGCCTGTATTCATTGGGCGCACATTGGTAACGCTTCCTGAACTCCCTGTAGAAATAGGATTGATTGTTGAAACCGGTCCGGTAAAAGATTTCGGACACGGTAAGTTGGGTGGAAACCAGCATATGGGCAGCATGTTTCAGCCGGATATGTTTGATGAACTCCGCCGGCGTCATATTGGTCATGGTCTTCAATTTCCGGTAGAGCTGCATTTTACTCATGGCAAGTTCTTTTTCCAGCACGGAGGCATTGAGCTCTACATCGTCCAGGTGATTCTCGATGATGCCCACCAGCGAACTGATGAATTCCTTATCGGCATCCGGCAGATCGGATTTGCTCAGATCGATCTGGCTATTGCTGTTGAAAATCTCGTTGAGTTTCTCGCGGTACTCCAGGAGTTTCCGGATGCGCACCTGCAGGTATTTTACATGAAAAGGTTTTGCAATGTATTCATCGGCCCCGGACTCATATCCTTCAATACTATGATCGATGCTGCCGCGGGCAGACAACATCACGAAAGGGATCTGGCAGGTGGCAGGCGCATTCTTCACCCGGTTGCAGAGCTCCAGCCCGTCCATATCAGGCATCATCACATCACTGATGATACAATCGGGAGTCACCTGCTGCATCAGGTCAAGCGCTTCACGGCCATTGCCGGCTTCATAGATAACATACTGGTCTTTTAAGATATCATTCAGGAGGTAGCGGATGCCGGGCTCATCTTCCACTACTAATATGGAGTATCTTTTTTCATCTTTGATCTCTTCGATGATCGCGCGCTTGTTGATCTCTTCGGTATTCACCTGGTTGATGTCTTCATTCCATTTGGTAACGGAACGATAGAGATAGGATGGCTTTTCGGAAGTACTGCGCTCCTGGTCGCCTGCAGGCTCCGTCATCAGCAATGGCAACTGCACATGGAAGATGATACGGTCTCCATCCAGGCGGGCATCGATGCTGCCATTCAGCATGGTCACCAGTTGTTTGGTGAAGGCCAGCCCGATGCCGGTGCCGAATTTTTCCACGCGCGATCCACCGGGCGCCACATAGAACTGGTTGAAGAGCTTATCCAGCTGGTCAGCTTCGATCACACAGCCGGTATTGGACACTTCGATATTCAGCAGGTCTGTATGGGTTTCCCGCGATGCGCGTACCAGGATGGTAGTACCGCGTGCCGAATGTTTGAATGCATTGGAGAGAAGATTGAAGATGATCTTCTCGAGTTTGTCTTTATCAACCCATGCCGTGATCCCATCTTCAATCTCGCGAACATACTGTTTGCCCTCCTGTTCACTGAGCGGAAGAAAAGGATCGGTGAGATACATGAGCAGTTCCCGGAGGTCCAGGAAGCTGAACTGGTTATTGCTGAAACCGGCTTCCGCCTTGCGGAAATCCAGCAACTGTTGCACCAGGTAGGTGAGCCGCGAAGCCTGTTGGTGGATCAGCGGTGTATAATGTGGATTGTTTTCCTGTTGTATCCTTTCGGCCGATCCCATGATGAGTGTGAGCGGGGTCTGCAATTCATGTGCGATATTGGTGAAGAAACCAAGTTGCTGCTGGTGCAGTTCTTCTTCCTTCACACGCATCAGGTGCTCCACTGCCAGCTGGTTGCGGATCTCCTGCCGGTTCCTTCGATAGCGGTAGATCATGTATCCGATGAACGAAAGCAAAATGGCATAGGCCAGCAAGGCAGGCCAGCGCAGCCAGAAATATTGCTGAACGGTGAGCTGGAACAATAAGGTCTCTGTAGTCCAGGTCCCTTCCCCGTTCGACCATTTTATTTTCAATGTATAATCGCCAGGCAGGATATTGCTGTACACGATCTTGCCATTAGTGCCGGAAGTATGCCAGGCTTTATCGTATCCTTCCAGGAACCAGGCGTATTCGCATTTTTCGGCGTTGAGAAAACTGAGCGCCTTCACATTGAACTCAAAAAAACCATCCTTCCTTTCCAGCGTATAGGCCGTTGCGTTAGTCTCGCCGGGTTTCAGCACGCGGAAAGCGCCTGCTGCAATATTATCGCCGCCCATGATCCTGCCGGAAAGCAGGAGCTCCGGCAACCAATCCGTATTGCGGATGCGCGAAGGCAGGAAATAATTGAACCCATAAATGCCGCCCATGAAAATATAGCCGGCAGGATCTTTCCAGATGGCGCCATCACTGAATTCATTGCTCTGTAATCCATCCATCTGCTGATAATAGGAAACAGAAGAAGTGGCAGCATCTACCCGCGCAAGGCCCTTGTTGGTGCTCACCCAGATCTGTCCGCCTGCATCTTCACCGATGGCATGGATGGTATTATTCGGCAATCCGTTCGCAGTGGTGAATTTATGGAAAACAGGATTCTCGTTTTTCACGTCTGAAGCATTCATCCAGTTGAGTCCATAGCTGGTGCCCACCCAGATGCGATCCTTACTATCATAGTACACGGCAATCACATCGTTATTGGATAAGCTTCCATCATAGGTGAATGCTTTGAAGGTTTTGAACTTACCGGTATGTTTATCCAGTACACTCAGTCCACCATACCTGCAGGCGATCCAGATATACTGATCATTGCCGGCGGCTAGTGAATAGATGATATCGTTCGCCGGACCTGCATTGCTGTTGGTGAAAATGAATTTCTCCAGGAAGCTCAGTTGCAGCCTGCCTTCAGGGCTTTGCTGAATTTTACAATGCACGATGCCATAGCTGCTGGTGCCCAGCCAGAGTGAACTGTCTTTGTCCGGAAGGATCGCATATACGGACCCGAATTCAGGGTAACGGTCGTGTCCTTCGATCTCCTGCCAGTGATAGAATTTTTTCCTGACGGGGTCATATACGCCGATGCCTTTTCCGTCTGTTCCGATATACACCAGGTGATCAGGGCCGCGCCTGATCGCAAACACGGCATTGTTATCGAGCTGGGCCGGGGCACTGAAATAAGTTCTTTGTTCATTGGCGCCATTCGATAACCAGAAATTATCGAAAGAGATGATACCACTTCCCTTTGTGCCCACCCAGAGATCACCATTCACTTCGGAGAATGCACGCACGGGCCTGTTGCTGGCCATGCGCTCATTGGAAGTGGCGATGTTTCCAAAGGGTTTTGTTTGCGGAAAGATCTTCATGATACCATTGCCATCGGTACCTGCCCATAGGATCTCTTCTGTGCCGGGCTTCCAGGCTGTTACCCGCAACTGCTGCAAGCGGCTGACCTGGTCCGTCAGGAAATCTGAAGGACGGAAACCTTGATCATAAACACCCACACCCCTGGAGGTCCAGGCAACGAGATAGTGTTGCTGATAAAATGTGATGGCCGCAATACCTGCCGGCAGATCGGCAACAGGACTGGCTTTGCCGTTGTTAGTATCGAGCTCGCGCAGCAGGTTCAGCGTATTGGTGAAGAAGAAACGATTGCCGCTGATGAAAAAGTTATTGATTGCCGTTATATCCTGTATCGTCTGCTGGTGCACGAAAGCACTTTCTTTTTTTATGTACACTTCCAGCGACCCTGTATTATTAAGGATACAAAGACGGTTATGAGGATCGAAAGCGATCTTCTGCACGCGCGATGGGTGACGCGGCACGGGACAAACGAAAAAACTGTCTGCTGCTGCATCGTATCGGGTAAGGCCGGATTTCTGCGTCAAACAATAAACATTACCCGCCGTATCCACAGCAAGTTCAAACTCCTGCTCGCTGATCCGGCTTCGGTGGTTCTGCCCGTAAAAATAATTGGTGAACCTGCCGGAATTCTTATCGTACCTGGACACACCTTCGATGGTACTGATCCAGATATTCTTCTCCCTGTCTTCCGCAATATGCTTTATCACATTGTTGCCAATGCTTCGCGGATCATTTTCCTTACTATAATTGAACACATGGAAGGCGCTGCCATCGTACATGTTCAAACCATCCCAGGTAGCGATCCAGAGCAGGTTATCGCTGTCTTTGAATACATCATTGATGGCGCTGTTGGAAAGACCGCTGCGATTGTCGAGATACTGCAGGAAGAATTGCCCGGGTGCCTGTGCTGAAACGGTCTGTACAAAACATAGCAGTCCTGTCAAGAACAATGCCTGGGCTTTGAATGAGGATCTTATGGCGCGCAATACATTCAGCATAGCAGGGCTGGATGGGGTGAAGAATCCGGATTGCTACAGCGAATGTAATTTTTTTAACCCAAAGGCGCCTTATGCACCCAGGAATTTACCGGTAAGAGAATGCTCTGCATGCACAATATCCTTCGGTCTTCCTTCAAACACCACTTCACCTCCCCTTCTTCCTCCTTCCGGCCCCAAATCGATGATCCAGTCTGCATTCCGGATCACATCCACATTGTGTTCGATCACAATCACCGTATTGCCGCCATCCACCAGGCTATCGATGATGCGGAGCAAATGCCCCACATCAGACATATGCAATCCGGTGGTTGGCTCATCCAGCACATACACACTGCCCTGCTTATGCAACTCACCAGCCAGTTTGATACGTTGACATTCACCACCCGACAGCGTACTCAAGGGCTGACCCAGGGTAAGATAATCAAGCCCCACATCATGAATGGCCTTTAGTCTTTTCTTCAATTCCTTTTTTTCAAAAAAATGGAGAGCCTGGTAAACGGTCATTTCCAGCACATCGGTAATGGAGCTGCCGTTGAGTTTGTAGTTCAGTACTTCTGTACTGAAACGTTTGCCGCTACAGGTTTCGCAGGGAGAACGTATTGCTTCCATGAATGCGAGGTCTGTATAGATGAATCCAAGACCGCTGCAATCCGGACAGGCGCCTTTGGAATTGTAGCTGAACAAAGATGGACTTACATTATTCGCTTTGGCAAACAATCTCCTGATCTCATCCATGATCCCTGTGTAAGTTGCGGGGTTCGACCTGATATTGGTGCTCACGGCAGACTGATCAATGCTGATGGCTTCCGGCAACCTCTCCAGCAATTCACCATTGATGAGCGAGCTCTTACCCGAGCCCGCCACACCGGTGATCACAGTGAAAATGCCTGTTGGAATTTGTACAGTTATATTCTTCAGATTATGACGATTGGCATTCTGCAGGGTAATATGCCCATTCGCTTCGCGATACTTCATTTTCAGTGGCAGGTTACGGTTCATGTATTTGGCGGTGAGTGTACCGGATTGAAGCAACCCTTCAAAATTTCCTTCGTATACTATTTCACCGCCGCGTGTTCCTGCATGCGGGCCCACGTCTATGATATGATCAGCAGTTCTGATCACTTCAGGATCATGCTCCACTACAATCAGGGTATTGCCTTTATCGCAGAGCTTGCGCAGCATTTCATTCAAACGGTGTACATCGCGCGGATGCAGACCAATACTGGGCTCATCGAAAATGTAAATGGTTTCAGTAAGACTGCTTCCCAGATGACGCACCATCTTGATCCGCTGCGATTCTCCTCCGCTCAGCGAGGAAGTTTCGCGGTTGAGGCTGAGGTATTCCAATCCTATATCGATCATATGCTGTAACCTGTCTGCAATGGCAGGGACCAGCGTTGCAGCCGTGGGATCATCGATGGCCCGGATATTTTCAATAAGCTCACTGATCTCCATCGCTGCCAGCTCTGCAATGTTCCTTCCATTGATGCGGCAGTTCAATGCCGCCTGGTTCAAACGCGTACCATTACAGGCATCGCAGTGCGCATAGTTCATGTATTGTTCGAGGCTGGAGATGGTGGACTCTGCCAGGGAACTGGTATCTCTCTTTATGTACAATCGATTGAACTTCTCAATCACACCTTCAGGTTCCTTTCCGAATAATAGCAGCTCCCATTCTTTCTCTGTATAGTTTTCCAGTTTTTTATCCAGATCGAATAAACCCGATTGCGCCCAGGATTTCCAGTACCAGCTGTCCACCGCAAATGCAGGGAATGTAATGCCGCCTTCATTCAACGATAAAGATCTGTTGAACAGTTTCTCCCTGTTGGCTTCCACTTTTCTTCCCAGTCCATTGCAGACCGGGCACATGCCTGCCGGATCGTTGAAGGAAAACGCATTTGAATAACCTGCATGTGGCTTACCAACCCTTGAATACAGCAAGCGGATCAATGAATAGATATCGGTGATGGTGCCTACGGTAGAACGTGAATTCCCTCCCAGCCTTTGCTGATTGATGATGATAGCTGTTGAGATATTCTCGATGGCATCGGCTTCCGGTTTTTTTGCACGCGGAAGGAAATTCTGTACAAATGTGGTGAAGGTTTCATTCAACTGCCTTTGGGCTTCTGCGCCAATGGTCTCGAAGGCAATACTTGATTTGCCGGAGCCTGATACACCTGTAAGAACGGTAATACAATTTCGCGGGATGCGCAGGGAAACGTTTTTAAGATTGTTTTCCCTTGCACCCCGGATCTCGATGAACGGGTATTGCATAAGTATATTTTTTATGAAAGGACGGAGCAGGCAAATTGCTGCTCATGGAAAATGGCAATCACTTTTTCTGATACATCCGCTGTTGATACAATGCGAAAGATCCTGTCGCAGTCATCCAGGTCGAAATTGAGAACGCAGTCGGGGAAAGCCGCGCGCAGCAACAGTTCCATCTTTCTTGCATCTGTATGATGCATCACGTTTGTTTTGAATACTTCCACCATGTTCAGGATTTTTACAAATTTGCGCCCATCACAAAAAATCGAAGCTTCAACATCGGATTTTTGACCCGCAGAAAAGGATTTTTAACGATTGCTTTGATACCGTCCGCGTATTTTGTGGTACCTTGTTCGCCCATTTCCCGATAACAGTTATGAGCAACAGCAATCTGAACACATGGTTGTTTCCACCGAACAATCAGGAATGTTTCTTTGTGGATGAACACGGCCATTCCAGCCGTGTAATGTTGTATGAAGAAGCCCTTCCCGGATCCACCATCTTCTTTGCCCAGGCTGAACAGAAAGCGCCTGTACGAATGAAAGAGTTGCAGGAGAAACCACAACTCAGCATCTACTTCTCACTGGAAGGCGACACCGGCGCAGAATCTGCCAATGATCTGTTTATGTTGAAAGGACAACAACACCTGATCGGCTACAAACCACATTTTGATGGTTACTATTTATTGAACAGCCCGGTGGTAAAGAATTTCGGCGTGATCATGGAAGAATCTTTTTTCGACCGGCTTTACATCGATGACCTGGATGTATTGAAAAGATTCTGGGAAAAAGTGCATGCAGGACAGGATGCGGAGATCATGCCATCGGGAATGCCGCTTACGCCAAGGCAATTGTCGTTGATCCATGAAATAGCGAATTGTCCGTTTACCGGTCAGATGCGGCAGGTATACCTGGAGTCCAAGATCATCGAGCTGTTTCTCTTCCAGGCATCGCAGGCAGAAAGCCTGAGGGGTAATAAGACAGAAGGATTTTCGAAACAGGATATCGACAAACTGCATGCCGCCAAAGCATTCATCCGGCAACATATGTTTGAACCGCTGAGCATGC
This portion of the Pseudobacter ginsenosidimutans genome encodes:
- a CDS encoding SusC/RagA family TonB-linked outer membrane protein, encoding MKKNLMRTGSSRFHLINKGMKSLFTLLFLMACVLTGMAQTPTRISGKVQSAAGVPLEGATVSVKGGTASTSTDSLGSFSITAPSNGILEITYVGYKKQEMAINGQTVLLISLQSSEDGLGEVIVVGYNTQRRKTVTGAVATVNMADAEARRVPDVAQVLQGQVAGVQVTQSTGAPGDEISIRIRGEGTIGNNNPLFVVDGVPSRDITFLNPADIQSMTVLKDASAAAMYGSRGSAGVVLITTKSGRKGKTVVDVNYFTGIQQAANLPKMLNTQQYMDKLEETWNNNPDNAGGNNPYTADKNRTDLANTDWLKETFETGKSQNLQLTLSGGTDKVQYLLSGAYYKQDGIVVYDRDQYKRISVRSNLNVNVTDRLAVGTNLQLMHSTQDKLSSKGDAPGIIRHAMLRPPVIPVYKDPSDPTWSKEDPFTDLPFYKSPTDFQANKYEWTSNPVALAYFTNDVRTRFKTFGNIYGEYAFLREKELKFRTNLGVDINYTHNKAFYPNFGDDENNANFPGMGRKNRPNALTDDRGEEMNFTWTNTLNYSKRINKHQISALAGTEYITWKTANTGGSRNRFDYETPNFQYLDYGNAQTDVWNGGSGSDLGLFSFFGTATYTYDSKYMLTANFRADASSNFGENKRWGYFPSMSVGWRISEENFMRDISWLDDLRLRASVGSLGNQELPYYVYKTLFTLQEGRYRLIRMGNPDLKWETTTQTNIGADLALLRNKLTLSIDYFVKKTSDILLPLSLPEIYGTLEATSVNAGDVSNKGFEIALGYRNTTGEFKYGINANFATIKNNVDHLHANMPIIAGDVYRTTVGQPLGAFYGYNMIGIYQNQAEIDKHLPNTPGNIKPLPGYIKFEDRNNDGVINSSDRTFIGNPNPKYTYGLTLTGSYKGFDLNILFQGVQDVDKYNDLKKITDYDTRPFNHSTRTLGSWHGEGTSNSIPIATTKDNGSSRVSSIFVEDASYLRLKNIELGYSFKNVLKRMAPGIQNLRVYVSAQNVFTITDYTGLDPESTDMLDMGTYPLSRAILFGVNINF
- a CDS encoding hybrid sensor histidine kinase/response regulator transcription factor → MLNVLRAIRSSFKAQALFLTGLLCFVQTVSAQAPGQFFLQYLDNRSGLSNSAINDVFKDSDNLLWIATWDGLNMYDGSAFHVFNYSKENDPRSIGNNVIKHIAEDREKNIWISTIEGVSRYDKNSGRFTNYFYGQNHRSRISEQEFELAVDTAGNVYCLTQKSGLTRYDAAADSFFVCPVPRHPSRVQKIAFDPHNRLCILNNTGSLEVYIKKESAFVHQQTIQDITAINNFFISGNRFFFTNTLNLLRELDTNNGKASPVADLPAGIAAITFYQQHYLVAWTSRGVGVYDQGFRPSDFLTDQVSRLQQLRVTAWKPGTEEILWAGTDGNGIMKIFPQTKPFGNIATSNERMASNRPVRAFSEVNGDLWVGTKGSGIISFDNFWLSNGANEQRTYFSAPAQLDNNAVFAIRRGPDHLVYIGTDGKGIGVYDPVRKKFYHWQEIEGHDRYPEFGSVYAILPDKDSSLWLGTSSYGIVHCKIQQSPEGRLQLSFLEKFIFTNSNAGPANDIIYSLAAGNDQYIWIACRYGGLSVLDKHTGKFKTFKAFTYDGSLSNNDVIAVYYDSKDRIWVGTSYGLNWMNASDVKNENPVFHKFTTANGLPNNTIHAIGEDAGGQIWVSTNKGLARVDAATSSVSYYQQMDGLQSNEFSDGAIWKDPAGYIFMGGIYGFNYFLPSRIRNTDWLPELLLSGRIMGGDNIAAGAFRVLKPGETNATAYTLERKDGFFEFNVKALSFLNAEKCEYAWFLEGYDKAWHTSGTNGKIVYSNILPGDYTLKIKWSNGEGTWTTETLLFQLTVQQYFWLRWPALLAYAILLSFIGYMIYRYRRNRQEIRNQLAVEHLMRVKEEELHQQQLGFFTNIAHELQTPLTLIMGSAERIQQENNPHYTPLIHQQASRLTYLVQQLLDFRKAEAGFSNNQFSFLDLRELLMYLTDPFLPLSEQEGKQYVREIEDGITAWVDKDKLEKIIFNLLSNAFKHSARGTTILVRASRETHTDLLNIEVSNTGCVIEADQLDKLFNQFYVAPGGSRVEKFGTGIGLAFTKQLVTMLNGSIDARLDGDRIIFHVQLPLLMTEPAGDQERSTSEKPSYLYRSVTKWNEDINQVNTEEINKRAIIEEIKDEKRYSILVVEDEPGIRYLLNDILKDQYVIYEAGNGREALDLMQQVTPDCIISDVMMPDMDGLELCNRVKNAPATCQIPFVMLSARGSIDHSIEGYESGADEYIAKPFHVKYLQVRIRKLLEYREKLNEIFNSNSQIDLSKSDLPDADKEFISSLVGIIENHLDDVELNASVLEKELAMSKMQLYRKLKTMTNMTPAEFIKHIRLKHAAHMLVSTQLTVSEIFYRTGFNNQSYFYREFRKRYQCAPNEYRLQQSAQP
- a CDS encoding ATP-binding cassette domain-containing protein, with amino-acid sequence MQYPFIEIRGARENNLKNVSLRIPRNCITVLTGVSGSGKSSIAFETIGAEAQRQLNETFTTFVQNFLPRAKKPEADAIENISTAIIINQQRLGGNSRSTVGTITDIYSLIRLLYSRVGKPHAGYSNAFSFNDPAGMCPVCNGLGRKVEANREKLFNRSLSLNEGGITFPAFAVDSWYWKSWAQSGLFDLDKKLENYTEKEWELLLFGKEPEGVIEKFNRLYIKRDTSSLAESTISSLEQYMNYAHCDACNGTRLNQAALNCRINGRNIAELAAMEISELIENIRAIDDPTAATLVPAIADRLQHMIDIGLEYLSLNRETSSLSGGESQRIKMVRHLGSSLTETIYIFDEPSIGLHPRDVHRLNEMLRKLCDKGNTLIVVEHDPEVIRTADHIIDVGPHAGTRGGEIVYEGNFEGLLQSGTLTAKYMNRNLPLKMKYREANGHITLQNANRHNLKNITVQIPTGIFTVITGVAGSGKSSLINGELLERLPEAISIDQSAVSTNIRSNPATYTGIMDEIRRLFAKANNVSPSLFSYNSKGACPDCSGLGFIYTDLAFMEAIRSPCETCSGKRFSTEVLNYKLNGSSITDVLEMTVYQALHFFEKKELKKRLKAIHDVGLDYLTLGQPLSTLSGGECQRIKLAGELHKQGSVYVLDEPTTGLHMSDVGHLLRIIDSLVDGGNTVIVIEHNVDVIRNADWIIDLGPEGGRRGGEVVFEGRPKDIVHAEHSLTGKFLGA
- a CDS encoding helix-turn-helix transcriptional regulator; protein product: MSNSNLNTWLFPPNNQECFFVDEHGHSSRVMLYEEALPGSTIFFAQAEQKAPVRMKELQEKPQLSIYFSLEGDTGAESANDLFMLKGQQHLIGYKPHFDGYYLLNSPVVKNFGVIMEESFFDRLYIDDLDVLKRFWEKVHAGQDAEIMPSGMPLTPRQLSLIHEIANCPFTGQMRQVYLESKIIELFLFQASQAESLRGNKTEGFSKQDIDKLHAAKAFIRQHMFEPLSMQQISRVSGLNEFKLKKGFRELFGTTTFGYLNELKMTYARQLILNSQCSILEAAYSVGYGEPYSFTRAFRKYFGYLPSELKK